A portion of the Bacteroidales bacterium genome contains these proteins:
- a CDS encoding (2Fe-2S)-binding protein, with protein MVRLRINDKPITVEEGTTLLQAAHEAGFEIPTMCHLEKVSIHPSCMVCVVGDLDNGKMYPSCAMPVAEGMNIITESPEIHEFRKNALELLLSEHIGDCEAPCRLSCPAFMDIPLMNRLIAEGRFEEALKVVRQEIALPFILGYICPAPCEKACKRKPIDGAVSICLLKRFTATDPQSRLSGIQPSSEKSGKRVAILGTGPAGLSAAFYLMKLGHECILFDKQEMAGGALRYSISDSELPREVLDAELDVLRQMGAIFILNNTQSFTKLKENGFGNFDAFILATGSQELHPVNEAISPETFHHHFINKETFETSIPGVFACGNIMREQKMAVRAGAQGKAAAINVDRYLNGLSALTENTAFNSSFGILKQEEYPEYMKESSNPGERLSEGSDSLGYTAIEAMQEAKRCMHCDCRKPQSCLLRIHATQYGADKKHYSSDERENLSKLMQNEWIVFEPGKCIKCGLCIEITAREAEPLGLTFIGRGFDVKVKTPFNKDTRELMQRTALACAKACPTAAISEKLSEERHSQSEKPSNE; from the coding sequence ATGGTCCGACTACGAATCAACGATAAACCAATAACTGTAGAAGAAGGCACTACACTTCTGCAGGCTGCACATGAGGCGGGTTTTGAAATCCCAACTATGTGTCACCTGGAAAAAGTGTCCATTCACCCTTCCTGCATGGTTTGTGTTGTCGGTGACCTTGATAACGGAAAAATGTACCCTTCTTGCGCCATGCCTGTTGCCGAGGGTATGAATATTATAACAGAATCCCCGGAAATTCATGAATTCCGGAAAAATGCTTTAGAATTACTGTTAAGTGAACATATCGGGGATTGTGAGGCCCCTTGTCGGTTAAGTTGCCCGGCTTTTATGGACATCCCCCTGATGAACCGGCTTATTGCAGAAGGCAGGTTTGAAGAAGCCCTGAAGGTGGTACGACAGGAAATCGCCTTGCCTTTTATCCTGGGATATATATGCCCTGCACCATGCGAAAAAGCTTGTAAACGAAAACCCATTGATGGAGCTGTTTCTATTTGCCTTCTTAAACGATTTACGGCGACCGACCCACAAAGCCGGCTTTCAGGGATTCAGCCCAGCAGTGAAAAATCAGGCAAAAGGGTAGCCATACTGGGTACAGGACCGGCCGGATTGTCTGCTGCCTTTTACCTGATGAAATTGGGGCATGAATGCATCCTTTTCGATAAACAGGAAATGGCAGGTGGAGCCCTCAGATATAGCATCTCTGACTCAGAGCTGCCCAGGGAAGTGCTGGATGCTGAATTGGATGTTCTCCGGCAAATGGGAGCAATATTCATACTGAATAACACACAATCTTTTACCAAGCTGAAGGAAAATGGTTTTGGCAATTTCGATGCTTTTATTCTGGCAACCGGAAGCCAGGAGTTACACCCTGTAAATGAAGCCATTAGCCCCGAAACCTTTCATCATCATTTTATCAATAAGGAAACTTTTGAAACCTCCATCCCCGGTGTATTTGCCTGCGGAAATATCATGCGGGAGCAAAAAATGGCTGTAAGAGCGGGCGCCCAGGGCAAAGCAGCAGCCATTAATGTTGATCGTTACCTGAATGGTTTATCTGCATTAACTGAAAATACTGCATTTAACTCTTCCTTTGGCATATTGAAGCAGGAAGAGTACCCTGAATACATGAAGGAAAGTTCCAACCCCGGCGAACGACTATCAGAAGGCAGCGACAGTTTAGGATATACTGCAATCGAAGCGATGCAGGAAGCAAAAAGATGCATGCACTGTGATTGCAGAAAACCGCAGAGTTGCCTCTTGCGAATACATGCCACCCAATACGGAGCAGATAAAAAGCATTATAGCAGTGATGAAAGGGAAAATCTGAGCAAGTTGATGCAAAATGAATGGATTGTTTTCGAACCGGGAAAATGTATTAAATGTGGACTGTGCATCGAAATTACCGCCAGGGAAGCAGAACCCCTCGGACTTACCTTCATCGGCAGAGGCTTTGATGTGAAAGTGAAAACACCATTTAACAAAGACACACGTGAATTAATGCAACGGACTGCACTCGCCTGTGCAAAGGCTTGTCCTACTGCAGCTATTTCAGAAAAACTAAGTGAAGAGCGTCATTCCCAAAGTGAAAAACCATCCAATGAATAA
- a CDS encoding PQQ-binding-like beta-propeller repeat protein: MNNLSRLIFSSLILLCSVLLNAQEKGSECWPSFRGDSRLTGTTTQLIKPPVKLLWSFAASDAIKASPVVANKRVFIASTDGFVYALDFTGQLKWKFNTGNSIEASPVILDNSVIVGNLEGNIFSLDAATGKQKWKYTTDGQISGSVNWTLSPDRKQKWILVGSYDFFLHCVNASTGKVCWKYESENYLNGTPALWNNMAVFGGCDGFLHLVNTGTGKSSLKMNIGTYIPASAAISGNRAYFGNYDGDFFCYDLKLKKTLWKSGGAAAFIASPAVSGLKVVTASQNHQIYCYEANTGKILWKYKTRGKVDSSPVIAGNLVVIGTGDGRLLFLDLATGTEKSSYEIGSAVTSAPAVITNRVFVTAEDGKLYAFGPKEK; encoded by the coding sequence ATGAATAATCTATCCCGATTGATTTTCAGCTCTCTGATTCTCCTGTGTTCTGTGCTTTTGAATGCACAGGAAAAGGGATCAGAATGCTGGCCATCATTCAGGGGTGATTCACGTCTCACAGGTACTACCACCCAACTGATCAAGCCCCCGGTAAAACTGCTATGGAGCTTCGCTGCTTCTGATGCTATTAAAGCTTCACCTGTGGTAGCCAATAAGAGGGTATTCATTGCTTCTACTGATGGATTTGTATATGCGCTGGATTTTACCGGACAGCTCAAATGGAAATTTAATACTGGAAATTCAATAGAAGCATCCCCGGTTATTCTCGATAATTCAGTGATTGTAGGGAATCTGGAAGGGAATATCTTTTCTTTGGATGCTGCAACCGGAAAACAAAAATGGAAATATACCACGGATGGTCAAATCTCCGGTTCTGTTAACTGGACCCTGAGCCCTGACCGGAAGCAGAAATGGATACTCGTCGGTAGTTATGATTTTTTCCTGCATTGTGTGAATGCATCAACCGGCAAAGTTTGCTGGAAATATGAGTCGGAAAATTATCTCAATGGCACTCCGGCACTTTGGAATAATATGGCTGTATTTGGCGGATGCGATGGCTTTCTTCACCTTGTGAATACAGGAACCGGGAAGTCCAGCCTAAAAATGAATATTGGGACCTATATCCCGGCTTCCGCTGCTATCTCAGGCAATAGAGCCTATTTCGGGAACTACGACGGGGATTTTTTCTGCTACGACCTGAAACTGAAAAAGACCCTCTGGAAATCCGGCGGAGCAGCAGCATTCATTGCCTCACCAGCGGTTTCAGGACTTAAAGTGGTCACTGCTTCTCAAAATCACCAGATATATTGCTATGAAGCAAATACAGGGAAAATTCTCTGGAAATACAAAACCAGGGGAAAAGTGGATTCTTCGCCGGTAATTGCCGGTAACCTTGTTGTTATTGGAACAGGAGATGGAAGACTGTTATTCCTTGACCTGGCTACAGGAACAGAAAAAAGCAGTTATGAAATTGGGAGCGCCGTAACTTCTGCCCCTGCAGTGATCACTAACAGGGTTTTCGTGACAGCTGAAGATGGCAAACTCTATGCTTTCGGGCCAAAAGAGAAATGA
- a CDS encoding glycosyltransferase family 4 protein: MKVVNIVPGFGGTFYCGNCLRDSAYTASLRKEGHDAIILPMYLPLTLNNTANYADTPVFYGAVNIYLKQQFPFLRNMPDWLERFLNSKPLLKFAAGKSGSTRATGLESLTESMLLGKDGFQKRELQQLVDFLKHHEKPDIIHFSNALLIGLAAQIREELGIPVVCSLQDEDVWLDAMHEDQRDHLWNLLAEKAKDVDMFIAVSQYFATVMQKKMKLPDDKLTILPIGIDLTQYEYHPPSTDPLVVGYVSRICEENGFGLLVDAFIRLKQDNRFHQLKLKATGGYTGDDKNFIKAQLDKLKEKGIDGDFEIVHHFTTDDLRQFFRTITLLSVPVLKGEAFGLYQLEALASGIPLVQPAIGAFPEIIATTGGGITYTPNHSASLATALANLLSDPASIMEYSRKGAEAVKMSYDSAKLTRQMISIYSTVMQKT; encoded by the coding sequence ATGAAAGTAGTGAATATTGTCCCGGGCTTTGGAGGTACCTTTTACTGCGGAAATTGCCTCAGGGATAGTGCCTATACTGCCTCACTGAGAAAGGAAGGGCATGATGCCATCATTCTCCCGATGTATCTGCCCCTGACCTTGAATAATACTGCTAATTATGCAGATACACCTGTCTTTTATGGGGCTGTTAACATCTACCTGAAACAGCAGTTTCCTTTCCTTCGGAATATGCCGGACTGGTTGGAGAGATTCCTGAATTCAAAACCTCTTCTGAAATTTGCTGCAGGTAAATCAGGCAGTACCCGGGCTACAGGACTTGAAAGTCTCACAGAATCGATGTTACTGGGTAAGGATGGGTTCCAGAAAAGGGAATTGCAACAATTGGTGGATTTTCTGAAACATCATGAAAAACCAGATATTATTCATTTTTCCAATGCTTTGCTAATTGGATTGGCTGCCCAGATCCGCGAAGAACTTGGAATTCCGGTCGTCTGCTCCCTGCAGGATGAAGATGTTTGGCTAGATGCCATGCATGAAGACCAGCGGGATCATCTGTGGAATCTTTTGGCTGAAAAAGCAAAAGATGTTGACATGTTTATCGCTGTGAGCCAATATTTTGCAACAGTCATGCAAAAGAAAATGAAGCTTCCGGATGATAAACTAACGATACTGCCAATTGGTATAGATCTCACCCAATATGAATACCATCCTCCTTCAACAGACCCATTGGTGGTGGGCTATGTATCCCGTATTTGTGAAGAAAACGGCTTTGGGTTGCTTGTGGATGCTTTTATCCGGCTCAAGCAGGATAACCGCTTTCATCAGCTGAAACTAAAAGCAACAGGCGGATATACCGGAGATGATAAAAATTTCATCAAAGCCCAGCTGGATAAACTAAAGGAAAAAGGGATCGATGGGGATTTTGAAATTGTACATCATTTCACCACGGATGATTTGCGCCAGTTCTTCAGAACCATCACCTTGTTATCGGTCCCTGTGCTCAAGGGTGAGGCATTTGGGCTCTATCAACTGGAAGCCCTGGCTTCAGGAATTCCTTTGGTACAGCCTGCAATCGGGGCATTCCCTGAAATCATCGCCACAACCGGGGGTGGGATCACATACACTCCAAACCATTCTGCATCGCTGGCTACAGCACTCGCGAACCTGCTTTCCGACCCTGCTTCCATCATGGAATATAGCAGGAAAGGTGCAGAAGCAGTGAAGATGAGTTATGATTCAGCAAAGCTGACCCGGCAAATGATCTCCATTTACAGCACAGTAATGCAAAAAACATGA
- a CDS encoding ABC transporter ATP-binding protein, whose protein sequence is MIIAELQQVSKYYHISGSIPEHLILDHISLTIKEKEFIAITGPSGSGKSTLLNILGTLDQPTSGTVKIKGMDPAQLHVNALAALRNQTIGFVFQLHYLLPQLTLLQNVLLPLLPVKDLSRRKKSEDKASYLVERVGLKEHLNKLPSQLSVGECQRASLVRALINEPDLLLADEPTGSLDAGNAELVAGLLVELQQEQGFSMVIVTHSNELAQIAGKIYTLNSGKLIINPE, encoded by the coding sequence ATGATAATAGCAGAACTTCAGCAGGTAAGCAAATATTACCACATCTCAGGTAGCATCCCGGAGCATTTGATCCTGGATCATATTTCCCTTACCATAAAAGAGAAAGAGTTCATCGCAATTACAGGCCCTTCAGGCTCAGGCAAAAGCACCTTACTCAATATACTGGGCACACTCGACCAACCCACTTCAGGAACAGTGAAAATAAAGGGTATGGATCCTGCACAATTGCATGTGAATGCACTCGCAGCGCTTAGGAACCAGACCATTGGCTTCGTTTTCCAGCTTCATTACCTGTTACCGCAACTCACCCTATTGCAAAACGTACTCTTACCTCTTCTCCCTGTTAAAGACCTGTCCCGGAGAAAAAAGTCTGAAGATAAAGCATCCTACCTGGTCGAACGAGTAGGGTTAAAAGAGCATCTTAATAAACTGCCCTCTCAATTATCAGTAGGAGAATGTCAAAGAGCTTCCCTGGTAAGAGCCCTGATCAATGAACCTGATCTTTTACTGGCAGATGAGCCAACCGGATCACTCGATGCAGGCAATGCAGAACTTGTTGCAGGGCTGCTTGTTGAACTTCAACAGGAACAAGGCTTTTCGATGGTGATTGTCACGCATTCCAATGAATTGGCTCAAATAGCAGGAAAAATTTATACCCTAAACTCCGGTAAACTCATCATAAACCCGGAATAA
- a CDS encoding ABC transporter permease yields MNIFSYALKSLVHFKKANFATFLGIMVSAAVLTGALILGDSVKSSLESLVTQRLGKASLAVQTPERLFRVKLASDLQNELKNNVVPVLQTKGMLLNPEKELRINNASIIGIDSGFPGLFNTPDSIPGDGEAMISQQTAEKLDLREGDECLLKIMVKENAPANSPFMADQKKMTTLRVKIRTILQDGSFGRFSLKSNQVAPHNIFISLNQLSKLFGREPSANLMLLTNPTSGELSFEKINEALRNNMSMDDAGLYFDTTNQEGVVFLKSDRVFMNKQLSASIDDEIPGKQSIFTYLVNTLSLDGRSTPYSFVSAADSAYLGEKPGKREMLINEWLADDLKAKAGDSVMISYFTMGPMRSLRTDSSRFLVKKVLPNNDSRFRKELMPDFPGMTESGSCSDWKTGVPIDLDLIRDKDEDWWNRYKGTPKAFISLEAGQELWKNPFGDFTSFRLEKDSTGLDRIRKGIVQKISPVTNGYTIENVRESGIRAASNSTDFGELFLSLGFFIMVAGIMLISLLFSLHLGVRTTECALLAAIGFPQRIIYRVFLSEALLLSISGSIFGALLGIFYNRLMILGLDTLWTGAVGETSLGTYVQPATLMSGALINVLVSFLTLMLVMRSKLRAQPALSVKGIPLSPKVQFNTHGKRSIIISGLVFLLFFVFSLVAENQQILLSLATGGMFMILSILLISYWLQNKTLVNKGIPGYFNLLIKNLLLKRKRTLASISLLAIGTFTILITGANQRPSIESEFSPASGTGGFILWAESTLPIREDLNSLKGKEKTGLSDEPVLDNVTFYQLDVVEGDDASCLNLNMVAKPSLVGIEPGVFKNLGAFSFEKPSEGTSWLLLDSGGGNVIPAIADQTVITWGLQKKVGDTLLYLSEMGQPLKMVLQAGLKNSIFQGNLLISEGNLKKYFPTQYKSELMLIKGPVEKQAEISDRLEYLLGDYGTTLTSTSERLASFNEVQNTYLSVFMILGGLGVIIGVIGLGIILLKNILERRNELALMQAMGFRNQLITGILVAEHMIILCSGMVVGLLGAVIAILLRDSQSFLRIPWLPVGVILLLILISGLLWIWIPAQKAIRRNLLVSLKNE; encoded by the coding sequence ATGAATATCTTCAGCTACGCATTAAAAAGCCTTGTTCACTTCAAGAAGGCGAATTTCGCCACCTTCCTTGGAATCATGGTGAGCGCTGCTGTACTGACCGGAGCCTTGATACTGGGGGATTCAGTGAAATCCAGCCTGGAATCCCTGGTAACTCAACGATTGGGGAAAGCCAGTTTAGCTGTCCAAACACCGGAGCGACTCTTCAGAGTAAAACTTGCATCTGACCTCCAAAATGAGTTAAAAAATAACGTAGTCCCAGTCCTTCAGACGAAAGGCATGCTTCTGAATCCTGAAAAGGAACTTCGCATCAATAATGCCAGTATTATTGGAATTGATTCCGGCTTTCCCGGGTTATTTAATACACCGGACAGCATTCCAGGAGATGGGGAAGCCATGATCAGCCAGCAAACCGCAGAAAAACTGGATCTCAGAGAAGGTGATGAATGCCTGCTCAAAATCATGGTGAAGGAGAATGCCCCGGCGAATTCTCCTTTTATGGCCGATCAAAAGAAAATGACCACACTGAGGGTCAAAATCAGGACCATTCTACAGGACGGCAGTTTCGGCAGATTCAGCCTGAAAAGCAACCAGGTCGCTCCGCATAATATTTTCATCTCGCTTAATCAACTATCAAAACTATTCGGGCGAGAGCCTTCAGCAAATCTTATGCTTCTGACCAATCCCACATCGGGGGAGCTAAGCTTCGAGAAAATCAATGAGGCACTGCGCAATAACATGAGCATGGACGATGCAGGATTGTATTTTGATACTACAAACCAGGAAGGAGTTGTATTCCTGAAATCCGACAGGGTGTTTATGAATAAGCAACTTTCTGCTTCAATTGACGATGAAATTCCCGGCAAACAATCCATTTTCACTTACCTGGTGAACACCCTGAGCCTGGATGGCCGGAGCACTCCCTACTCTTTTGTTTCCGCTGCTGATAGTGCTTACCTCGGGGAGAAGCCCGGAAAACGTGAAATGCTGATTAATGAATGGTTGGCCGATGACCTGAAAGCAAAGGCTGGAGATTCTGTCATGATCTCTTATTTCACAATGGGTCCGATGAGAAGCCTCAGAACTGATAGTAGCCGCTTCCTGGTGAAAAAAGTTTTGCCCAATAATGATTCAAGGTTCCGAAAAGAATTAATGCCTGATTTCCCCGGAATGACAGAATCAGGGAGTTGCAGTGACTGGAAAACTGGCGTCCCTATAGATCTTGACCTTATCAGGGATAAGGATGAAGATTGGTGGAACAGGTATAAGGGGACACCAAAAGCCTTCATATCGCTGGAAGCCGGGCAAGAACTATGGAAAAACCCTTTCGGGGATTTCACCTCTTTTCGCCTGGAAAAAGATAGTACAGGCCTTGACAGGATCAGAAAAGGTATCGTGCAAAAAATTTCTCCTGTAACAAATGGGTATACAATTGAAAATGTCCGTGAATCAGGGATCCGGGCAGCTTCAAATTCTACTGATTTTGGAGAACTATTCCTGAGCCTGGGCTTTTTTATCATGGTGGCCGGAATTATGCTGATCTCCCTGCTTTTTAGTCTGCACCTGGGCGTCAGGACCACTGAATGCGCATTACTAGCCGCCATTGGATTTCCTCAACGAATCATCTACAGGGTATTTCTCTCAGAAGCCCTTCTTTTATCCATTTCAGGCAGTATTTTCGGAGCATTGCTGGGCATCTTCTATAACAGGCTTATGATCCTGGGACTGGATACGCTGTGGACCGGAGCTGTTGGGGAAACCTCACTTGGAACCTATGTGCAACCCGCAACCCTGATGTCAGGTGCATTGATTAATGTGTTAGTCTCCTTTCTGACTCTGATGCTGGTGATGCGTTCGAAACTCAGGGCACAACCTGCACTATCCGTTAAAGGCATCCCACTTAGTCCAAAGGTTCAGTTTAATACACACGGTAAAAGATCAATCATCATCTCAGGCCTGGTATTTCTCCTATTTTTTGTATTTAGCCTTGTCGCTGAAAACCAACAAATACTACTTTCATTAGCAACGGGTGGAATGTTCATGATTCTTTCCATCTTATTGATTTCATACTGGCTTCAAAACAAGACCTTAGTTAATAAAGGCATACCCGGCTATTTCAACTTACTGATAAAGAACCTGTTATTAAAAAGGAAAAGAACGCTGGCATCCATCTCATTATTAGCTATAGGTACTTTCACCATTCTTATTACCGGGGCAAACCAAAGACCTTCCATAGAATCAGAATTTTCACCTGCTTCCGGAACCGGAGGCTTCATCCTCTGGGCTGAATCAACCTTACCCATCCGTGAGGACCTGAACTCTTTGAAAGGCAAGGAAAAGACCGGACTTTCTGATGAACCTGTGCTTGACAATGTTACCTTTTATCAGCTTGATGTTGTGGAAGGTGATGATGCCAGTTGTCTGAACCTGAATATGGTGGCCAAACCATCACTGGTCGGAATCGAACCTGGGGTCTTTAAAAACCTGGGTGCTTTCAGTTTTGAAAAGCCGTCTGAGGGAACTTCCTGGTTGCTTTTAGATTCAGGTGGAGGAAATGTTATCCCGGCCATTGCGGATCAGACGGTTATCACCTGGGGATTACAGAAGAAAGTCGGTGATACCTTACTCTATCTCTCCGAGATGGGCCAACCCCTGAAAATGGTGCTTCAAGCCGGACTCAAAAACTCTATTTTCCAGGGCAATCTATTGATCTCCGAGGGAAACCTTAAGAAATATTTCCCAACACAATATAAGTCGGAATTGATGCTAATTAAGGGGCCTGTTGAAAAACAAGCTGAAATATCTGACCGATTAGAGTATTTACTGGGAGACTATGGCACCACACTTACCTCTACTTCTGAACGACTGGCATCATTCAACGAGGTACAGAACACTTACCTCTCAGTATTCATGATCCTGGGTGGCCTTGGAGTGATCATCGGGGTGATCGGATTAGGGATTATCCTCTTAAAAAATATCCTTGAGAGAAGAAATGAATTAGCCCTTATGCAGGCAATGGGCTTCAGAAACCAACTGATTACAGGCATCCTGGTGGCTGAGCATATGATCATATTATGCTCAGGGATGGTTGTTGGTTTACTTGGGGCTGTGATTGCAATTCTGTTAAGGGATAGTCAGTCATTCCTGCGGATTCCATGGTTGCCTGTCGGTGTAATTCTCCTGTTGATCCTGATCAGTGGATTGCTCTGGATATGGATTCCTGCTCAAAAGGCGATCAGGAGAAACCTGCTGGTCTCCTTGAAAAATGAGTAA
- a CDS encoding YkgJ family cysteine cluster protein, producing MNITDLHKQATQKKSENEAFFRKLAKWDPRKLDEKVHQLHEEVFEEIDCLECGNCCKSLGPRITTQDIDKMAPSLKMKPGTVMQTYFREDEDGDFVFKSMPCPFLGADHYCAIYTNRPKACREYPHTDRRRFYQLLPITLKNSFVCPAVFEIIERLKSGMGEKSNRQA from the coding sequence ATGAACATAACGGATCTGCATAAACAAGCAACCCAGAAAAAGTCGGAGAATGAAGCATTTTTCCGGAAGCTGGCGAAATGGGATCCAAGGAAACTGGATGAAAAGGTCCATCAGCTTCATGAAGAGGTGTTTGAAGAGATTGATTGCCTGGAATGTGGAAATTGTTGTAAATCACTGGGACCCAGGATTACCACCCAGGATATCGATAAAATGGCTCCCAGCTTAAAAATGAAGCCGGGGACAGTGATGCAGACCTATTTCAGGGAAGATGAGGACGGAGATTTTGTATTCAAATCGATGCCATGTCCTTTCCTGGGTGCCGACCATTATTGCGCTATCTATACCAATCGGCCGAAAGCCTGCAGAGAATATCCCCATACTGACCGAAGGCGATTCTACCAGTTGCTCCCAATCACATTAAAAAACAGCTTTGTCTGTCCTGCAGTTTTTGAGATTATTGAGAGACTTAAATCCGGGATGGGAGAAAAGAGTAATAGACAGGCCTAA
- a CDS encoding TerB family tellurite resistance protein yields the protein MAKFLKWIGGGLGWAAGGPLGAVLGFVFGSMIDGMTSGEYAYDKSGPAPQGGMRRNTQSGDFKVSLLVLAAAVMKSDQRILKSELDYVRQFLVTQFGINEAEQQLLALREILKQEYDVHAVSSQIRQFMEYSGRLQLLHFLFGIAMADGVSHPEEVRMIGKISAGLGISSADLESIKAMFIKDTTSAYRIMEITPDANDEEVKKAYRKMALKYHPDRVSTMGEDVQKAAKVKFQEMQAAYEQIKKERGMS from the coding sequence ATGGCAAAGTTTTTAAAATGGATTGGAGGTGGCCTTGGATGGGCTGCCGGTGGACCCCTAGGGGCTGTCCTTGGATTTGTGTTTGGTTCCATGATCGATGGGATGACCAGTGGAGAGTATGCTTATGATAAGTCCGGCCCGGCTCCACAGGGTGGAATGAGGAGGAATACGCAATCAGGCGATTTCAAAGTCAGTTTGTTGGTATTAGCCGCTGCTGTGATGAAATCGGATCAGCGCATCCTAAAATCTGAACTAGATTATGTCAGGCAATTCCTGGTGACACAGTTTGGAATTAATGAAGCAGAACAGCAATTGCTGGCACTGAGGGAAATTTTAAAGCAAGAGTATGATGTTCATGCGGTGAGCAGTCAGATCCGGCAGTTTATGGAGTATTCAGGCAGGCTTCAGCTCCTGCATTTCTTGTTTGGAATAGCGATGGCTGATGGGGTTTCACATCCCGAAGAGGTCAGGATGATAGGGAAAATCAGTGCCGGCCTTGGGATCAGCAGTGCCGACCTGGAGAGTATTAAGGCAATGTTCATCAAAGATACCACTTCAGCTTACAGAATCATGGAGATCACACCTGATGCCAATGATGAGGAAGTGAAGAAAGCATACAGGAAGATGGCTTTGAAATACCATCCGGACAGGGTAAGTACCATGGGTGAAGATGTTCAGAAAGCCGCGAAAGTAAAATTCCAGGAGATGCAGGCAGCGTATGAGCAGATTAAGAAGGAGAGAGGGATGAGTTAA